The following coding sequences lie in one Halococcus hamelinensis 100A6 genomic window:
- the cyaB gene encoding class IV adenylate cyclase translates to MYEVELKVRTAHDPVRERLTSLDADPLGTVRQVDTYYDAPDRSFAETDEALRVRTESSDDGEHTRVTYKGPLVEEASKTRIEHETGVGDREAMAGVFDGLGFSPAATVEKDRDRFSCGEYTVALDTIRGLGEFVEVEREVADESAVADARDGARDLLTDLDCDPDTQIRTSYLGLLLDADADSPPAEDN, encoded by the coding sequence ATGTACGAAGTCGAACTCAAGGTCCGCACCGCCCACGACCCGGTTCGCGAACGGCTCACGTCGCTCGATGCCGACCCGCTCGGCACGGTCCGCCAGGTCGACACCTACTACGACGCCCCGGACCGTTCGTTCGCCGAGACCGACGAGGCCCTCCGGGTCAGAACCGAGTCGAGCGACGACGGCGAGCACACCCGAGTGACCTACAAGGGGCCGCTGGTCGAGGAGGCCTCGAAGACCCGCATCGAGCACGAGACGGGGGTCGGAGACCGCGAGGCGATGGCGGGCGTGTTCGACGGGCTCGGCTTCTCGCCCGCGGCCACGGTCGAGAAGGACCGCGACCGGTTCTCGTGTGGGGAGTACACCGTCGCGCTCGATACCATCCGCGGGCTCGGGGAGTTCGTGGAGGTCGAACGCGAGGTCGCGGACGAATCGGCCGTCGCGGACGCCCGTGACGGCGCGCGCGACCTCCTCACCGACCTCGATTGCGACCCCGACACCCAGATCCGGACCTCCTACCTCGGACTCCTCCTCGACGCCGACGCCGATTCGCCGCCCGCGGAAGATAACTGA
- the mutL gene encoding DNA mismatch repair endonuclease MutL — protein sequence MTRITELDTETVERIAAGEVVTRPASVVVELVENALDAGTESVEITVENAGLDLIRVADDGHGMAREDAALSVERHTTSKIRDVADVERISTLGFRGEALPSIAHAARLELTTKHEESGVAGTRVVVDGDEKRVTAAGRAVGTTVSVRDLFERIPARRKSLAQPKREFARVSEAVTGYALTHPEVRFSLTHDGRNVVSTPGSGSYTDAVLGVYGRETAGESTTVDHRADGIEVRGLLVYPSITRAGPTHVTTAVNGRTLRDSTIRGAVREGYGSLLPDGRYPVAVVDVSLPPEDVNANVHPAKEAVAFHDSDAVANAVERAVSGALSTEDLSRTADLALDLDAAVDDVEGSAFESIAVIGQFRELYLLCEADDDLLVVDQHAAHERINYERLRAAVGDGGSNDGTGQGGVESADIEPRRLPLTASEAALAETHRGDLAAIGFRFETDRASLRVTGVPAPLGRVASPEALRDALDTLAAGEEPTDPRDELLKEFACHPSLKAGDALTTEAATRLVRRLGACEQAFACPHGRPTVLRIDEAAFARGFERPNTRF from the coding sequence ATGACCAGGATAACTGAACTCGACACCGAGACGGTCGAACGCATCGCGGCCGGCGAGGTCGTCACGCGGCCCGCGAGCGTCGTGGTCGAACTCGTCGAGAACGCACTCGATGCGGGGACCGAGTCGGTCGAGATAACCGTCGAGAACGCGGGGCTCGACCTGATCCGCGTCGCCGACGACGGACACGGCATGGCCCGCGAGGACGCGGCGCTCTCGGTCGAACGCCACACCACGAGCAAGATCCGGGACGTGGCGGACGTCGAACGGATCTCGACCCTCGGCTTTCGGGGCGAGGCGCTCCCGAGCATCGCCCACGCCGCACGACTCGAACTCACGACCAAGCACGAAGAGAGCGGCGTCGCCGGCACGCGGGTGGTGGTCGACGGCGACGAAAAACGCGTGACTGCGGCGGGGCGGGCGGTGGGGACGACGGTCTCCGTGCGGGACCTGTTCGAGCGGATCCCTGCCCGACGGAAGTCGCTGGCCCAGCCCAAACGGGAGTTCGCGCGGGTCAGCGAGGCGGTCACGGGCTACGCGCTGACCCACCCCGAGGTTCGGTTCTCGCTGACCCACGACGGCCGGAACGTGGTCTCGACGCCCGGGTCGGGGAGCTACACCGACGCCGTCCTCGGCGTCTACGGTCGCGAGACCGCGGGCGAGAGCACGACCGTCGACCACCGCGCGGACGGGATCGAGGTGCGTGGGCTCCTCGTCTATCCGTCGATAACCCGGGCGGGCCCCACCCACGTGACCACCGCGGTCAACGGCCGCACGCTCCGGGACAGCACGATCAGAGGGGCGGTTCGGGAGGGCTACGGCAGCCTGCTCCCCGACGGCCGATATCCGGTCGCCGTCGTCGACGTCTCGCTTCCCCCGGAGGACGTCAACGCCAACGTCCATCCCGCGAAGGAGGCGGTCGCGTTCCACGACTCGGACGCGGTCGCGAACGCCGTCGAGCGGGCGGTCTCGGGGGCGCTCTCGACCGAGGACCTCTCGCGGACCGCCGACCTCGCCCTCGACCTCGATGCCGCGGTGGACGACGTGGAGGGGTCGGCGTTCGAGTCGATCGCGGTGATCGGCCAGTTCCGCGAACTCTACTTGCTCTGTGAGGCCGACGACGACCTCCTCGTGGTCGACCAGCACGCCGCCCACGAGCGGATCAACTACGAACGCCTCCGGGCGGCGGTCGGCGATGGCGGTTCGAACGACGGGACGGGCCAGGGGGGCGTCGAGTCCGCCGATATCGAACCGCGTCGGCTCCCGCTCACGGCGAGCGAGGCGGCGCTCGCCGAGACGCACAGGGGCGACCTCGCCGCGATCGGCTTCCGGTTCGAGACCGATAGGGCGTCGCTGCGGGTCACGGGCGTGCCCGCGCCCCTCGGCCGGGTCGCGAGCCCCGAGGCGCTCCGCGACGCGCTCGACACGCTCGCCGCGGGCGAGGAGCCGACGGACCCGCGCGACGAGCTGCTGAAGGAGTTCGCGTGTCACCCCTCGCTCAAGGCCGGCGACGCGCTGACGACCGAGGCGGCGACCAGGCTCGTACGGCGGCTCGGGGCGTGCGAGCAGGCCTTCGCGTGTCCCCACGGCCGGCCGACCGTGCTCCGGATCGACGAGGCGGCGTTCGCGCGCGGGTTCGAGCGACCGAACACCCGTTTCTGA
- the mutS gene encoding DNA mismatch repair protein MutS has translation MDAALGPPAAMADHGDDLTPMMTQYVELCERYDDALVLFQMGDFYEAFCEAAEVVSRELEVALTQREDSTGTYPMAGVPIRSAASSVETLLDAGYRVAVAEQVEDAEEATGVVDRAVTRVVTPGTVVEDELLAPGSANYVACLASATGEGEGTYAVAVVDVSTGEFRVTSADSREGIRDELDRFAPKEAVLAPEFDGDFDLDCMVTPHDPDAFEVEAARERLESVASRPEAVVENDAELRAAGALLAYAAHTQTADGALDHVTRLTRDDPRDRLELDATALRSLGVFENPSGSDDHTLLDVLDETSCALGRRTLVRWLRRPLRDRERIEARLDAVAELTHASLVREELRDLLRDVYDIERLVGTVSRRRANARDLRALKATLDVVPKIRETLSETDSALLADSRADLDGLDDVRGLIGRAIREEPPTEITEGGVIARGFDDDLDELRTNAREGREWVEGLEERERERTGIDSLSVGHNEVHGFYIEVTNPNLDAVPEEYTRRQTLKNSERFYTPELKRREDEILGASERADAREHRLFREVREEVAGETERLQALADTLAALDTLATLAHVAVENRYTRPELDHDGVAIRDGRHPVVERGTEFVPNDVDLREERFAVITGPNMSGKSTYMRQVALIQLLAQVGSFVPASEAKLPVVDRIFTRIGASDDIAGGESTFMREMTELTAVLHDATRDSLVLLDEVGRGTSTTDGEAIARAVTEFIHDEVGATTLFATHYHDLARLGDELDGVRTLHFAVEGDPDAGDGTGSDGVTFLHTVAEGSASASYGIEVARLAGVPESVVERSRDLVARETGSSEPATDETDEPGEEQRSAGDESEAGDEAAIPPEAVAELRELRVAELTPVEALVRLDTLKRRFDDQDN, from the coding sequence ATGGACGCCGCGCTCGGGCCGCCGGCCGCGATGGCCGACCACGGCGACGACCTCACGCCGATGATGACCCAGTACGTCGAGCTGTGCGAGCGCTACGACGACGCGCTGGTGCTCTTTCAGATGGGGGACTTCTACGAGGCCTTCTGCGAGGCGGCGGAAGTGGTTTCGCGCGAACTCGAAGTCGCGCTGACCCAGCGCGAGGACAGCACCGGCACCTACCCGATGGCCGGGGTCCCGATCAGAAGCGCCGCCTCGTCGGTCGAGACCCTGCTCGATGCGGGCTACCGTGTCGCGGTCGCCGAGCAGGTCGAGGACGCCGAGGAGGCTACGGGAGTGGTCGACCGCGCGGTCACACGGGTCGTGACCCCCGGCACGGTCGTCGAGGACGAACTGCTCGCGCCCGGCTCCGCGAACTACGTGGCGTGCCTCGCGAGCGCGACCGGCGAGGGTGAGGGCACGTACGCCGTCGCGGTCGTCGACGTCTCCACGGGCGAGTTCCGGGTCACGAGCGCCGACTCGCGCGAGGGGATTCGCGACGAACTCGACCGGTTCGCTCCCAAGGAGGCCGTACTCGCGCCCGAGTTCGACGGTGATTTCGACCTCGATTGCATGGTGACGCCCCACGACCCGGACGCGTTCGAGGTCGAGGCTGCCCGCGAGCGGCTCGAAAGCGTGGCCTCACGTCCCGAAGCCGTCGTCGAGAACGATGCCGAGCTCCGTGCCGCTGGCGCGCTGCTCGCCTACGCCGCCCACACCCAGACGGCCGACGGCGCGCTCGACCACGTCACCCGACTCACCCGGGACGACCCGCGGGACCGCCTCGAACTCGACGCCACCGCGCTCCGGAGCCTCGGGGTCTTCGAGAACCCGTCCGGGAGCGACGACCACACCCTCCTCGACGTGCTCGACGAGACCTCGTGTGCGCTCGGCCGCCGAACGCTCGTCCGGTGGCTCCGACGACCGCTCCGGGATCGGGAGAGGATCGAGGCGCGCCTCGACGCCGTCGCGGAGCTGACGCACGCGTCGCTGGTTCGCGAGGAGCTCCGCGACCTGCTCCGGGACGTCTACGACATCGAACGCCTCGTCGGGACGGTCTCGCGCCGACGGGCGAACGCCCGCGACCTCCGTGCACTGAAGGCCACCCTCGACGTCGTTCCAAAAATTCGTGAGACCCTCTCCGAGACCGATTCGGCTCTGCTCGCCGACTCGCGGGCCGACCTCGACGGCCTCGACGACGTCCGAGGGCTGATCGGGCGCGCGATCCGCGAGGAACCGCCGACCGAGATCACCGAGGGCGGCGTCATCGCCCGTGGTTTCGACGACGACCTCGACGAGCTCCGGACGAACGCGCGCGAGGGCCGCGAGTGGGTCGAGGGCCTGGAGGAACGCGAGCGCGAGCGCACCGGGATCGACTCGCTCTCGGTGGGCCACAACGAGGTTCACGGCTTCTACATCGAGGTCACGAACCCGAACCTCGACGCGGTGCCCGAGGAGTACACCCGCCGACAGACGTTGAAGAACTCCGAGCGGTTCTACACCCCCGAGCTCAAGCGCCGCGAGGACGAGATCCTCGGGGCCTCCGAGCGCGCCGACGCCCGCGAACACCGCCTCTTCCGCGAGGTTCGCGAGGAGGTAGCAGGTGAGACCGAACGCCTCCAGGCGCTCGCCGACACCCTCGCCGCGCTCGACACCCTCGCGACGCTGGCCCACGTCGCGGTCGAGAACCGATACACCAGACCCGAACTCGACCACGACGGGGTCGCGATCCGCGACGGCCGCCACCCGGTGGTCGAACGCGGAACCGAGTTCGTCCCGAACGACGTCGACCTCCGCGAGGAGCGATTCGCCGTCATCACCGGCCCGAACATGTCCGGGAAGTCGACCTACATGCGTCAGGTCGCGCTGATCCAACTGCTCGCCCAGGTCGGGAGTTTCGTGCCGGCGAGCGAAGCGAAGCTCCCCGTCGTCGACAGGATCTTCACCCGGATCGGGGCCTCGGACGACATCGCGGGCGGGGAGTCCACCTTCATGCGCGAGATGACCGAACTCACCGCGGTGCTCCACGACGCGACGCGTGATTCGCTCGTCCTCCTCGACGAGGTTGGGCGGGGCACCTCGACCACCGACGGCGAGGCCATCGCCCGCGCGGTCACGGAGTTCATCCACGACGAGGTCGGCGCGACCACGCTGTTCGCGACCCACTACCACGACCTCGCGCGCCTCGGCGATGAACTCGACGGCGTGCGAACCCTCCACTTCGCCGTCGAGGGCGACCCCGACGCGGGCGATGGCACGGGGTCGGACGGCGTGACCTTCCTCCACACGGTGGCCGAGGGCAGCGCGTCGGCGTCCTACGGTATCGAGGTCGCGCGGCTGGCGGGCGTCCCCGAGTCGGTCGTCGAGCGTTCGCGCGACCTCGTCGCCCGCGAGACCGGGAGTTCCGAACCGGCGACCGACGAAACGGACGAGCCGGGTGAGGAGCAGCGCTCCGCCGGAGACGAGTCCGAAGCGGGCGACGAAGCCGCTATACCGCCGGAGGCCGTAGCCGAGCTACGCGAGCTTCGGGTGGCCGAGCTGACGCCGGTGGAGGCGCTCGTCCGGCTCGACACGCTCAAACGACGATTCGATGACCAGGATAACTGA
- a CDS encoding DUF2797 domain-containing protein, with protein sequence MQIVGYASLDPALFVAEAGSIERMDLAPGTELAYTLGERHCAGTTTDDGTHHLCERSRAPYCETHTTPWSVANNADSEEEHAVYLAGFAPRTFKVGVTRSWRLDTRLREQGADRAAHVLTTADGRAARERETAISTEYDITERVRVATKIRGLAEPFDEAAWDVLLDPFEVRETFAFEYGLNVEDRPVAETLLCGAVVGLKGRILLLSYRGTTYAVDCRDLVGYDLESGAPDRDLQASLGGFG encoded by the coding sequence GTGCAGATCGTCGGCTACGCGTCGCTCGACCCCGCGCTGTTCGTCGCCGAGGCGGGGTCGATAGAGCGGATGGACCTCGCCCCCGGCACGGAACTCGCCTACACCCTCGGCGAGCGCCACTGTGCGGGGACGACGACCGACGACGGGACCCACCACCTCTGCGAGCGCTCGCGTGCCCCCTACTGCGAGACCCACACCACGCCGTGGTCGGTAGCGAACAACGCCGACTCCGAGGAGGAGCACGCGGTCTACCTCGCGGGTTTCGCCCCGCGGACGTTCAAGGTGGGCGTCACGCGCTCGTGGCGGCTCGACACCCGCCTGCGCGAACAGGGGGCCGACCGGGCCGCACACGTCCTCACTACGGCAGACGGACGAGCGGCACGCGAACGCGAGACGGCGATATCGACCGAATACGACATCACCGAACGGGTTCGTGTGGCGACCAAGATTCGAGGACTCGCCGAGCCGTTCGACGAGGCGGCGTGGGACGTGCTGCTCGACCCGTTCGAGGTCCGCGAGACGTTCGCGTTCGAGTACGGGCTGAACGTCGAGGACCGACCGGTGGCCGAAACCCTCCTGTGCGGTGCCGTCGTCGGTCTCAAGGGCCGAATCCTCCTGCTCTCCTATCGGGGCACCACCTACGCCGTCGACTGTCGTGACCTCGTGGGCTACGACCTCGAATCGGGCGCGCCCGACCGCGACCTCCAGGCGAGCCTCGGCGGGTTCGGCTGA
- a CDS encoding helix-turn-helix domain-containing protein translates to MSNAQVVRGEIPAEEFALYEALRSLPDVEFEIERVVQSGDDAVMPLVWVRGVEADAISEALEADPSTRNISLLSTFENEQLYRMQWVSEVEVVLQMITNSAATVMDAFGRDGRWYLRVLYPDQESLTKTNDFVEENGLTFDVTAIRQMEGKPVGRYGLTEAQFEALDAALDAGYFAIPRETSLSELADQLEISHQALSERLRRATAALVEDALIPGAAGVLDERE, encoded by the coding sequence ATGAGCAACGCACAGGTCGTCAGGGGCGAGATACCCGCCGAGGAGTTCGCGCTCTACGAGGCGCTGCGGTCGCTGCCGGACGTCGAGTTCGAGATCGAGCGGGTGGTCCAGAGCGGCGACGACGCGGTCATGCCGCTGGTGTGGGTTCGTGGGGTGGAAGCCGACGCGATCAGCGAAGCGCTGGAGGCCGACCCGAGCACTCGGAACATCTCCCTGCTCTCGACGTTCGAGAACGAACAGCTCTACCGGATGCAGTGGGTCTCGGAGGTCGAGGTCGTCCTCCAGATGATCACCAACTCCGCCGCGACGGTGATGGACGCGTTCGGTCGGGACGGCCGGTGGTACCTCCGCGTGCTCTATCCCGACCAGGAATCGCTCACGAAGACCAACGACTTCGTCGAGGAGAACGGACTCACCTTCGACGTCACCGCCATCCGGCAGATGGAGGGCAAACCGGTGGGTCGCTACGGGCTCACCGAGGCGCAGTTCGAGGCGCTCGACGCCGCCCTCGATGCTGGCTACTTCGCGATCCCGCGCGAGACTAGCCTGAGCGAACTCGCCGACCAGCTCGAGATCTCCCATCAGGCGCTCTCCGAACGGCTTCGCCGCGCGACCGCGGCCCTCGTCGAGGACGCCCTGATCCCCGGCGCGGCCGGCGTGCTCGACGAACGGGAGTGA
- a CDS encoding methionine adenosyltransferase has product MTQRNVSIEGLDRPAAEETAVEIVERKGLGHPDSLCDGIAESVSRALAAAYLERVGRVLHYNTDETQLVAGSAAPAFGGGEVVEPIYILVVGRATSEFEGTTIPTEPIALEAAREYLETHVPELEVGTDVVVDAKLGEGSGDLRGVFDESGVPMANDTSYGVGHAPLSETETIVHTVENRLNGEYAVDHPYLGPDIKVMGKREGETIDVTVAAAMIDTYLTDVDAYASAVTDVREYVTGIAEEHTDREVTVHVNTADDYETDSIYLTTTGTSAEQGDDGSVGRGNRANGLITPNRSMSMEATSGKNPVNHIGKIYNLLSTEIAENVVAEVDGIAELRIKLLSQIGRPIDQPHVADVRVATDEGVALGDVENEIDRIVDRELADVTGLTERVIDGEIATF; this is encoded by the coding sequence ATGACCCAGCGAAACGTCAGTATCGAGGGGCTCGACCGGCCGGCGGCGGAGGAGACCGCCGTCGAGATAGTCGAACGGAAGGGGCTCGGCCACCCCGACTCGCTCTGTGACGGGATCGCCGAGAGCGTCTCGCGCGCGCTCGCGGCGGCCTACCTCGAACGCGTCGGGCGGGTGCTCCACTACAACACCGACGAGACCCAGCTCGTCGCCGGCAGCGCCGCGCCCGCCTTCGGCGGCGGCGAGGTGGTCGAACCCATCTACATCCTCGTCGTCGGCCGGGCGACCAGCGAGTTCGAGGGGACCACGATCCCCACCGAACCCATCGCGCTCGAAGCCGCCCGCGAGTACCTCGAAACCCACGTCCCCGAACTCGAGGTCGGCACCGACGTCGTCGTGGACGCCAAGCTCGGCGAGGGCAGTGGCGACCTCCGCGGCGTGTTCGACGAATCCGGGGTCCCGATGGCGAACGACACCAGCTACGGGGTGGGCCACGCACCGCTCTCGGAGACCGAGACGATCGTCCACACCGTCGAGAACAGGCTCAACGGCGAGTACGCCGTCGACCATCCCTACCTCGGCCCCGACATCAAGGTGATGGGCAAGCGCGAGGGGGAGACGATCGACGTGACGGTGGCGGCGGCGATGATCGACACCTACCTCACCGACGTCGACGCCTACGCGAGCGCGGTGACCGACGTCCGGGAGTACGTCACCGGGATCGCCGAGGAACACACCGACCGCGAGGTCACCGTCCACGTCAACACCGCCGACGACTACGAGACGGACTCGATCTACCTCACGACCACGGGCACGAGCGCCGAGCAGGGCGACGACGGCTCCGTCGGTCGGGGCAACCGCGCGAACGGGCTGATCACACCCAACCGCTCGATGTCGATGGAGGCCACTTCCGGGAAGAACCCCGTCAACCACATCGGGAAGATCTACAACCTCCTCTCGACCGAGATCGCCGAGAACGTCGTCGCGGAGGTCGACGGCATCGCGGAACTCCGGATCAAACTCCTCTCGCAGATCGGCCGGCCGATCGACCAGCCCCACGTCGCCGACGTCCGGGTCGCCACCGACGAGGGCGTCGCGCTCGGCGACGTCGAGAACGAGATCGACCGGATCGTCGACCGCGAACTCGCCGACGTCACCGGGCTGACCGAACGGGTGATCGACGGCGAGATAGCGACGTTCTGA
- a CDS encoding GNAT family N-acetyltransferase — MFPDRIETERLVLERLCHENLDLFEFYAICSDADGPEAMDEVTRYMPWEPHETLLESKEYIDGVEERWEEGEAAGYVIRPRDDESDEVPSASESASGEYGDPRDGAGEYAGNAALHIDWDRRTGRLGTWLRKRFWGRGYSGERAGALMKLAFERLDLEVVSVSHHADNDRSRRAIEKYVEAYGGRREGLLRNWLPHGDEVSDEYRYTISQAEYRDATE; from the coding sequence ATGTTCCCCGACCGCATCGAGACCGAGCGGCTGGTGCTCGAACGGCTGTGTCACGAGAACCTCGATCTCTTCGAGTTTTACGCGATCTGTTCGGACGCCGACGGCCCGGAGGCGATGGACGAGGTCACCCGCTACATGCCCTGGGAACCCCACGAGACGCTCCTCGAATCGAAGGAGTACATCGACGGTGTGGAGGAGCGCTGGGAGGAGGGCGAGGCGGCGGGCTACGTCATCCGACCGCGGGACGACGAGAGCGACGAGGTGCCAAGCGCCTCGGAATCGGCGAGCGGGGAGTACGGCGACCCGCGAGACGGTGCCGGCGAGTACGCCGGCAACGCCGCGCTCCACATCGACTGGGACCGCCGAACCGGCAGGTTGGGTACGTGGCTCCGCAAGCGATTCTGGGGTCGTGGCTACTCGGGCGAGCGCGCCGGCGCGCTGATGAAGCTCGCCTTCGAACGGCTGGACCTCGAAGTCGTCTCGGTGAGTCACCACGCCGACAACGACCGGTCGCGCCGCGCCATCGAGAAGTACGTCGAGGCCTACGGTGGACGGCGCGAGGGACTCCTCCGGAACTGGCTGCCCCACGGCGACGAGGTCAGCGACGAGTACCGATACACCATCTCGCAGGCGGAGTACCGCGACGCGACGGAGTGA
- a CDS encoding amphi-Trp domain-containing protein → MADTTTASESLSNEAVAERLEALASELRHEDGGIDVEVGNKSVSLAPSGSIDYDIEVAEREPMLGSKHESITIDLEWKTDE, encoded by the coding sequence ATGGCCGACACCACCACCGCGAGCGAGTCCCTCTCGAACGAGGCGGTCGCCGAGCGGCTCGAAGCCCTCGCGAGCGAACTCCGTCACGAGGACGGCGGGATCGACGTCGAGGTCGGCAACAAGTCCGTCTCGCTCGCCCCCTCGGGCAGCATCGACTACGACATCGAGGTCGCCGAGCGCGAGCCGATGCTCGGCAGCAAACACGAGTCGATCACCATCGACCTCGAGTGGAAGACCGACGAGTAA
- a CDS encoding DUF7125 family protein, translating to MATPLPIGIDVLDQRLGGGVPPGSIVALCAPPASQAELLLYELMGPRETLYLTLDRTERGVTEGLRRTTIDTGDPDIRAIPDENRVDHVLERLGGRPRESTVIVDHHTVIETEERDRVPEFVTRLRRHLADTGGVVVLYCLDGDPVPERRATTLHSADVVVRLTVDVVGATVDTRLAVPKVRGGRALTETLKLQLTDRVAVDTSRDIA from the coding sequence ATGGCGACCCCGCTACCGATCGGCATCGACGTGCTCGACCAACGGCTCGGGGGCGGCGTCCCGCCGGGCAGCATCGTCGCGCTGTGTGCACCGCCGGCGAGTCAAGCCGAACTCCTCCTCTACGAGCTCATGGGCCCGCGCGAGACGCTGTACCTCACGCTCGACCGGACGGAGCGCGGGGTCACGGAGGGCCTTCGTCGCACCACGATCGACACGGGCGACCCGGATATTCGGGCCATCCCCGACGAGAACCGGGTCGACCACGTGCTCGAACGCCTCGGGGGCCGTCCCCGGGAGTCGACGGTCATCGTCGACCACCACACCGTGATCGAGACCGAGGAGCGCGACCGCGTTCCCGAGTTCGTGACCCGGCTCCGCCGCCACCTCGCGGACACCGGGGGCGTCGTGGTGCTCTACTGCCTCGACGGCGACCCGGTCCCGGAGCGCCGGGCGACCACCCTCCACAGCGCCGACGTGGTCGTCCGGCTCACCGTCGACGTCGTGGGGGCGACGGTCGACACCCGGCTCGCGGTGCCGAAGGTCCGCGGCGGTCGCGCGCTCACCGAGACCCTCAAGCTCCAGCTCACCGACCGGGTCGCGGTGGACACGAGCCGCGACATCGCGTAG
- a CDS encoding FKBP-type peptidyl-prolyl cis-trans isomerase, with protein MTDDETETDADATETEESAAADETEATGIQEGDFVRLSYTARTVENDQLVDTTDEEVAEEEGVADQQETFEPRVIAVGAGHLFDAVEEDFIGGEPGDSGTVTVPAGEAFGEYDEGEVRTVSADRIPEDDRYPGGHVDIDGQHGHVETIIGGRARVDFNHPLAGSDVEYDYEVLDVVEDRVEQAKGMLSMYFDADLDMRIETDEVEEEQMVESEDDEDEESEPEFETVTTEKETLYIEQSPQLQFDQQWMMGKQQILGDLIDRLDLDRVVVEEVIDGTGGMMGGMGGMMGGMGGGGGEADMEAIEEELADADVDLDDVTEELDEADASE; from the coding sequence ATGACCGACGACGAGACCGAGACGGACGCCGATGCCACCGAGACCGAGGAATCGGCGGCCGCCGACGAGACCGAGGCCACGGGGATCCAGGAGGGCGATTTCGTCCGGCTCTCCTACACCGCACGCACGGTAGAGAACGACCAGCTGGTCGATACCACCGACGAGGAGGTCGCCGAGGAGGAGGGCGTCGCCGACCAGCAGGAGACCTTCGAGCCCCGCGTCATCGCGGTCGGGGCGGGCCACCTCTTCGACGCGGTCGAGGAGGACTTCATCGGCGGCGAACCCGGTGACTCGGGGACGGTCACGGTGCCGGCGGGCGAAGCCTTCGGCGAGTACGACGAGGGCGAGGTTCGGACCGTCAGCGCCGACCGGATCCCCGAGGACGACCGGTACCCCGGCGGTCACGTCGACATCGACGGCCAGCACGGCCACGTCGAGACCATCATCGGTGGGCGCGCGCGAGTCGACTTCAACCACCCGCTCGCGGGCTCGGACGTCGAGTACGACTACGAGGTGCTCGACGTCGTCGAGGACCGCGTCGAGCAGGCCAAAGGTATGCTCTCGATGTACTTCGACGCCGACCTCGACATGCGGATCGAGACGGACGAGGTCGAGGAGGAGCAGATGGTCGAGTCCGAGGACGACGAAGACGAGGAGAGCGAACCCGAGTTCGAGACGGTGACGACCGAGAAGGAGACCCTCTACATCGAGCAGTCGCCCCAGCTCCAGTTCGACCAGCAGTGGATGATGGGCAAACAGCAGATCCTGGGCGACCTCATCGACCGGCTCGACCTCGACCGCGTGGTCGTCGAGGAGGTCATCGACGGCACCGGCGGGATGATGGGCGGCATGGGTGGCATGATGGGCGGTATGGGCGGCGGCGGTGGCGAGGCCGACATGGAAGCCATCGAGGAGGAGCTCGCGGACGCGGACGTCGACCTCGACGACGTCACCGAGGAGCTCGACGAGGCCGACGCGAGCGAGTAA
- a CDS encoding TetR/AcrR family transcriptional regulator: MGDTTDETGSADNGGDGTDIEHEAIMRATYRALCRHGAVNLTVQSIADEFEKSKSLIFYHYDSKEDLLSSFLGYLIARFETQVAATENDDPAERLLETIDALVYGPDDHEAFQTAMLELRSQAAHNEVYRQQFRTNDVYVRDLFEAIIEDGIERGVFAPVDPERTATMLLTIIDGARTRWVVLGDETVLETAHGLLEEYLETTLYADADG; this comes from the coding sequence ATGGGGGACACAACCGACGAGACGGGATCGGCCGACAACGGAGGGGACGGAACGGACATCGAACACGAGGCGATCATGCGGGCGACCTATCGTGCGCTGTGTCGTCACGGCGCGGTGAACCTCACCGTCCAGTCGATCGCCGACGAGTTCGAGAAGAGCAAGTCGTTGATCTTCTATCACTACGACTCGAAGGAGGACCTGCTGTCGTCGTTTCTGGGCTACCTCATCGCGCGGTTCGAGACGCAGGTGGCCGCGACCGAGAACGACGACCCCGCCGAACGACTGCTGGAGACGATCGACGCGCTGGTCTACGGTCCGGACGACCACGAGGCGTTCCAGACCGCGATGCTCGAACTCCGGTCCCAGGCCGCCCACAACGAGGTCTACCGCCAACAGTTCCGGACGAACGACGTCTACGTCCGCGACCTGTTCGAGGCGATAATCGAGGACGGCATCGAGCGGGGCGTCTTCGCGCCCGTCGACCCCGAGCGCACCGCGACGATGTTGCTCACCATCATCGACGGCGCACGGACCCGCTGGGTGGTGCTCGGCGACGAGACGGTGCTCGAAACCGCCCACGGACTGCTCGAAGAGTACCTCGAAACCACGCTCTACGCCGACGCGGACGGGTAA